The Streptomyces sp. SS1-1 genome has a segment encoding these proteins:
- a CDS encoding SDR family oxidoreductase produces MDIKNSVALVTGANRGLGRAFAQRLLERGAHKVYATARRPEAVDLPGVEVLPLDITDPASVRAAAEAAPDVSLLINNAGISTGTDLVTGSLDTLRRELETNTFGHLDMIRHFAPTLAANGGGAIVNVLSAMSWFGGKGATGYHLTKAAAWAMTNGVRLELADQGTLVTAVHLGLADTDMAAGWPVAKIAPSDLADAALDGVEAGSAEVLADQWSRDVKSRLPLAPEEFNAAMDRALAALVAG; encoded by the coding sequence ATGGACATCAAGAACTCCGTCGCCCTTGTCACCGGAGCGAACCGTGGCCTGGGTCGCGCTTTCGCCCAGCGTCTGCTGGAGCGGGGCGCTCACAAGGTCTACGCGACAGCCCGCCGCCCGGAGGCCGTGGACCTGCCCGGCGTCGAGGTGCTGCCCCTCGACATCACCGACCCCGCGTCCGTCAGGGCCGCCGCCGAGGCCGCCCCGGACGTCTCCCTCCTCATCAACAACGCGGGCATCAGTACGGGGACGGACCTCGTGACCGGATCACTGGACACGCTGCGCCGGGAACTGGAGACCAACACGTTCGGCCACCTGGACATGATCCGGCACTTCGCGCCGACGCTGGCCGCGAACGGCGGGGGCGCCATCGTCAACGTCCTCTCCGCCATGTCGTGGTTCGGTGGCAAGGGAGCCACCGGCTACCACCTGACCAAGGCCGCCGCGTGGGCCATGACCAACGGTGTGCGCCTGGAGCTCGCCGATCAGGGCACGCTCGTCACCGCCGTGCACCTCGGACTGGCCGACACCGACATGGCCGCCGGCTGGCCCGTGGCCAAGATCGCTCCGTCCGACCTGGCCGATGCCGCGCTCGACGGGGTCGAGGCCGGGTCCGCGGAGGTCCTCGCCGACCAGTGGAGCCGGGATGTGAAGTCCCGTCTGCCGCTGGCGCCGGAGGAGTTCAACGCCGCCATGGACCGTGCTCTGGCGGCGCTGGTGGCGGGCTGA
- a CDS encoding ABC transporter permease encodes MQDDRERPEGRWARLRRSPQWPAIVLVFIVSVAAGLFAWSYTYAMANPTPHRLPTAVIGSFEAQRGEEYLAGLGKALNSSVTTHEYASKEAALEAVEDQRVFAILELRDGGRHVVLDVTSASGASVAELLRQAAPAVGRETGVSVTVRDVNPLQKGDPRGLAIFYISLAAVIIGFIGAIQLSVHAPALTPAERIAFTDTYALLGGFAIAAAVDWLLGALALPFAESWSILALTMFTSGMTFTMFNTLMGRWAMIPTWGVMVVLGNPSSGGAVSWPLLPSVLGTVGRWLPPGASVNAQHTAVYFSGHQHAFPFLVLTGWAVVSSAVFLIWHRRHPGGRESRPADEQTPDGGESRA; translated from the coding sequence GTGCAGGACGATCGGGAACGGCCCGAGGGCCGCTGGGCCCGCCTTCGCAGGAGCCCACAGTGGCCCGCGATCGTGCTCGTGTTCATCGTGTCCGTGGCGGCCGGGCTGTTCGCCTGGTCGTACACGTACGCGATGGCCAATCCGACCCCGCACCGCCTTCCGACGGCCGTCATCGGGTCGTTCGAGGCTCAGCGCGGCGAGGAGTATCTGGCGGGGCTGGGCAAAGCCCTCAACTCCTCGGTGACCACGCACGAGTACGCCTCGAAGGAGGCGGCGCTGGAGGCCGTCGAGGACCAACGCGTCTTCGCGATCCTCGAGCTGCGTGACGGCGGGCGGCATGTGGTGCTGGACGTGACATCGGCTTCGGGCGCCTCGGTCGCGGAGCTGTTGAGGCAGGCGGCTCCGGCGGTGGGACGGGAGACCGGCGTGTCGGTGACCGTCCGGGACGTCAACCCACTGCAGAAGGGCGATCCCCGCGGCCTCGCGATCTTCTACATCTCGCTCGCCGCGGTGATCATCGGCTTCATCGGCGCCATCCAGCTCAGCGTCCACGCTCCGGCGCTCACTCCGGCCGAACGGATCGCCTTCACGGACACCTACGCGCTGCTGGGCGGGTTCGCCATCGCGGCGGCCGTGGACTGGCTGCTCGGGGCACTCGCGCTGCCGTTCGCGGAATCGTGGTCGATCCTGGCACTCACCATGTTCACCAGCGGCATGACCTTCACCATGTTCAACACGCTGATGGGCCGTTGGGCGATGATCCCGACCTGGGGCGTGATGGTCGTGCTGGGCAACCCGTCGTCGGGCGGCGCGGTCTCATGGCCGCTGCTGCCGTCGGTGCTGGGCACCGTCGGACGGTGGCTGCCGCCCGGCGCCTCGGTCAACGCCCAGCACACGGCGGTGTACTTCTCCGGGCACCAGCACGCCTTCCCGTTCCTGGTACTGACCGGCTGGGCGGTGGTGTCCAGCGCGGTCTTCTTGATCTGGCACCGGCGTCACCCGGGCGGCAGGGAGAGCCGGCCGGCCGACGAACAAACGCCCGACGGAGGCGAAAGCCGCGCCTGA
- a CDS encoding Lrp/AsnC family transcriptional regulator: protein MDELDAEIVGLLQTDARMSNRELARRLGIAPSTCLERVRSLHRRGVIRGYHADIDPAALNRGVQALVSVQVRPLSRAVIDGFKGFASGLPEVLHVFVLSGGDDFLLHVAVQDLDHLHAFLTDRLSKRGEITGFRTSLVFQQVSNTAPSRLPPPGP, encoded by the coding sequence ATGGACGAACTTGATGCAGAGATTGTCGGCCTTCTCCAAACGGATGCGCGGATGTCCAACCGGGAGCTCGCGCGGCGACTCGGCATCGCTCCCTCGACCTGCCTGGAGCGGGTCCGCTCGCTCCACCGCCGGGGCGTCATCCGCGGCTACCACGCGGACATCGACCCCGCGGCGCTGAACCGTGGCGTGCAGGCGCTGGTCTCGGTCCAAGTGCGCCCGCTCAGCCGCGCCGTCATCGACGGCTTCAAGGGCTTCGCGAGCGGCCTGCCGGAAGTGCTCCACGTGTTCGTGCTCTCCGGAGGCGACGACTTCCTCCTCCACGTGGCGGTCCAGGACCTCGACCACCTGCACGCCTTCCTGACCGACCGGCTCAGCAAGCGAGGCGAGATCACCGGATTCCGCACGTCGCTCGTCTTCCAGCAGGTGAGCAACACGGCCCCGTCCCGTCTGCCCCCGCCCGGCCCCTGA